The sequence below is a genomic window from Sulfuracidifex metallicus DSM 6482 = JCM 9184.
AAAATAGATTCGATTACGAGCATAAAAAAATAGAAATGACTCATTAGAATACCTATTATATTTATTAACTATCTAAAAGCTTGACCTTCTTATGGGAGAGCAAAACTCTTCAAAAGGTAAAGGTCAAAAATTTTTCGTTAGAGAAAGCTCAGGACTGATTAGAGAAATATCAGCAACTGATGCATTCTCTATGAACTTCTCCTATTTGGGTCCTGCTGGAGGTGTGGCATACCCATTAACTTTCGCTCCTCTCTTGATAGGTGCTAGCTGGTTGTTAGCTGGCATAGTCGGTGCCGTTATGATGTTTCCAGTACTGATGATGTATTATTTTCTATCTAAGTTAATCCCTAGATCTGCAGGAGACTATATTTATATATCAAGGGCTCTGGGTCCTAAATGGGGATTCCTACAAGCACTTTCGAATATTTTTGCATTTGCTACGGGAAATCCTATTGTAGCTCAGCTGGAGTTGCCTCTTGCCGTTCAGCCCTCATTGGAGATCTTAGGAGTGTACTTTCACGATCCAGCCTTAATAACCATTGCGAACGATTTTTCCTTTAGTAATGAAACGGGGCTTCCTTTTGTAGCTGGAACTATAGTGATATTGACAATATCTTTCTTAGTTTCTATAGCTAGAACTAAGTATTTTGCAAGGATAATTACAGCGCTTACAATAGTTCAAATACTTGGAACTGCAGCGATGATAGGAGGTCTATTACTCGTTGCAGGAAGATATTCCCAGGTATTTAATAGCGTTTCTACACAGTTTGGCGGACCTACGTATCAGTCACTCTCCTCTATGGCAACGGTTTCTCCTCACATAAACATCGTAACTACCATGGTCTTAGCCTCAGTTCTAGTAGCGTTTCTTTATGCATATAATAATGCTCCAACATATTTCGGAGGAGAGGTAAAGAGCGCAAAAAGATCAATGTTTTCTGGACTAGTAATTTCTTATATAATAATAGCCTTTATCTCGGTGATACTTATAGCTCTCCTTCAGTTGGTAGTAGGTGAAGGTTTCTACAATTATACAAGTATAAATGGCTGGGACTCTCCTAATGGAGTTGGAATCCCTATAGCTACAACTTCACTTTTAAGTTATGTCGCATTACCGTTTCTGAAGAATTTGCCAATCTTAATTCTAATGATAGCTAGCGCCTTCACATGGTATGTATTATATTCTATCATTCAAACTTCCATACCATCTAGAACTTTATTTGCAATTTCTTTTGACTGGTTGGCTCCTACGATCTTCTCTAAGGTTAGCGAAAAGCTCAGAACCCCGATAATAGCGATTAGTACAATTTACATTCTAGCTGTGTTCTTTGATATTATGGAAATATACTTCGGTCTAACTATCAGTGCTATAACCTCAACAATCATTTACTTAATGTATCAGTATTTTACAGCTTCTTTGGCAGCAGTTAAGATGGGTAAAAACTCCCAATTTGGTGCAGGTAAAGAATTGGTTCGCTACGGTATACTTTCAGCATTAATGATAGCCATAACTGTGGCCTTCCTTGTAGGCTATGGAGTTGTTGCATATTCTACCTTCGGTAGCGCAATATTTCCAACAAACTTAATTTTAAATATTGGAATAATTGTAGGAATGCCTATAGTAAGCATAGTTGCATATGAGGTGATAAGAAGGATAAGATTAAAGCAAGGAATAGATCTGGAAATGACCTTTAAAGAGGTGCCACCAGAATGAGAGAAGTCTCATACCTAACATCAGAATTGGTCAAGTATCCCTCTGTGAGCATGGAGCCATTCTTGAATTCTAAGGGAATAAAAGAGGCATCAGTATTTATAGCAAGTTGGTTGAAGGAGAACGATGTTAAAGTCCAAGTTTTGGATCTAGACAATGGGTGGCCATCTATAATTGCGGGCGCTACAGATCCAAAAATTCTACTGTTGGGTCATTTCGACGTTGTTCCTCCTGGAGACGAAAAGGCTTGGAACTTTCCTCCTTTTTCGGGAGAAATTGAAAATGGAAAAGTAATGGGTAGAGGATCAAATGATATGAAGGGAGGGGTAGCAGTATTTATGGAGCTATTGAAAGAGTATCCTAACCAATTAGGGATGTTTCTTTCTCCTGACGAGGAAGTAGGATCCCTTCATAGCACGTCGATTTATGTTAATAAGATAAAGCCTTCATTAGTCCTTGTTAGCGAACCTTCAGGCTCTACTAATTTGGTAGTGGGAGAAAAAGGTATGATCATAGCTAGAATTAATATTGCCGGAAAGACTGCACATGGCAGTTTGCCTTGGAGGGGAGAAAGTTCTCTGACTAATCTCCTAAACTCACTGGAGAAATTAAAGAACATGCTAAGTAATATGTCAGTGAAGATACCAGAACCACTTAGGGAGGCATACAACAATAGTCAGCGTATATTTGGAGAAGATACTATTAAAATTACAATTAGTGTGGGAGTTTTAAGCTCAGGAACTGTACCTACTATGGTTCCAGATCATTCTACAGCGAAGCTTGACATTAGGATACCACATGGAGTAGATATAAATTATGTATCAGAATTAATCAGAGAAATGGGCTTTGAAGTAGAGTTTTCAACTGAACCTAATTATTATCTTGGAAAATGGGAGGAACTATTCCTAAAATCAGCTCGTGAAGTAGGAAAGAACTTGGTAGAGGTTATAGATCCTGCGGATAACGATGGTAGGCTTTTTAGAGCTAGGAACATACCATCACTTTGTTACGGACCTGGAAATGAATTCAATTCTCATGTATATAACGAGTTTGTGGAGGAAAGTGAACTTGAGAACACTCTGAACGTATACACCCACTTCATAAAGGGTGCTATCAGTGAAGTTAACTGATAGATTAAAGAAATCTGCAGATTCAATGAACAGAAACTTAGTTCCGTTATGGTTGTTTGCAGACAAAGACATTTATGCGATGGAGAGAACCAAACTCTTCACCAAGTCATGGATATTTGTGGGTCATACCTCAGAATTCCAAAGATGGGATTATCTACAACGTTACGTGGGAGATATTCCGGTTATCCTGACCAACAAGGACCACGTGAGGGGATTCCTCAATTTATGTCCTCACCGTGGAGCTAAAATACTCAGAGAGGACGCTGGAAGAGGTGATATATTTCGTTGTCAGTATCATGGATGGACGTTTTCACATAAGGGAAATTTCCTTGGTGCACCGATGCAAAACACAATCTATGGAGAGATGGATACTTCAGATTTCGGTCTTATACCAATTTCGTGCGAAACATATGAGGGATTAATCTTCTGCTCCATAAAGCCAAAGAAAAACCTTCAGGAGTTCTTAGGCGATGTAAAGTTTTACATAGACATGATAGCTAAGAGGAGCGATGGATTAGAATTCTCCTCTCCTCAGCGCTGGATAATAAGGGCAAATTGGAAGACCATAGTAGATAATTTCATAGGAGATGCGTGGCACTTTTTGACAGCTCATGGATGGCTCAGGGAAGTTGGGGTAGGAATTCAAGACTTGAGACTAACTTCCATTACAGGAGTTATAAGGTTAAAAGGAGGACATGGTGTTCTGTTCACTGGTCCCTCAAGCGACGATTTCCCTGACATACCTAGACCTTTATTCTATCCCATCTGGTGGCCTAACTTATTAGAAAAGGCAAAGAACAAACTTTCCAGAGAGGAGTTTATAGTGTGGACTAAGTATGCTACGTACGAAATGTTAGGTCATATATTCCCCAACTTAGCAATAGGAAACGTTGCCTACTCGCCTTCTGAAAAGGAACCCCCTGTTCCCATATTGGTCTTCAGGGTTTGGAGACCAATATCTAATACAGAAACTGAGATATGGACATGGATGGCATTTGACATTGACGAGCCTAACCAACTAAAAACAAAGAGCAGAGAGACATTCCTTAGACTTTTTGGAGCAGGAGGGGCAGTGGAACATGATGACATTGTAATGTGGGAAGGAATGACTGAGAACTCTATGAAGCTCTCCCATATGGAAATAGATTTGAAATACTATGGCGGTGCAAGACAATCGGCTTCCTCTTTCGAGGGACTTGGAGATTTCTTCTACGGAGGCAATTATGAAGGTAATACCATTTCCTTCTTAAAGGAGTACATAAACTACCTCGAGGACGATACGGAATGATAATAAGTGATGGTTTAACTGAAGAAGAAAAGGAGGCTTTAATAAAATTTCTTTATAAAGAAATTTCCTTGTTAGAAGAAGGGAAATGTGAAGAATGGATATCTATGTTAACTGACGATGTAAGATATTATATGCCAGTAAGCCTTGTTACAAGAAATGGAGACGTAGATGGAAGCGAAATATCCATTCTTGACGAAAACAAGGAGTCGTTGACAATTAAATGCAGGAAGATGAGGACATCTTATAATTGGATAGAGACTCCCCCGTCAAGAATCAGGTTTCATCCCTCTAAAATTTTCCTTATGAAGGAAAATGAAGAGTTCAAAGTGGAGATCTCTATGTTACTATTCATGGATAGATTGAAAAACAGCCAGATCATATCTTTAGTTAGAAAGGACATTATCTCTATAGTAAACGGAGAATTCAAGATAAAGTCAAGAGTTTTAGAACTGGACTGCGAAGTACCAAACGTAGTCTTTTCTAGGATAATTTAGAAACTACAAAATGAAAAAGAGACAAATATTCATAAGACCTTTATCTTAACGTTAAGGGGACAGATGACCCTAATCCGTTTAAGTGAGTCTACTCGTGTCTCAGTCCTCCAACTTGGTGCAAGTTATTCTCTCAAGTTCGGCTCGAAGCCTTATGTTGAGGTCCACTTGGGAGGGAAACACTATGTTGTTAACTATCCGGCGAAACTCGTTAGCCAAGTGATTCAAGTAAACCATTGCGTAAAGCCTCTTGGAGTCTTTCTCCACTAGAGGTTCGATGTCCTTTAGCATAGGAACTAACTCCTTACAGTTTATACTAACCTCATATTTTTTACAGAAATTATCAGGGTCCTCAATCAATTCCTTTATTGGGTTTATTTTTCCCTCCATTAGATCGGAGATAGGAAAGACCTCATTACACTTTCTTTTTCCGCACTTACATTCAACAAGAAAATCAAGCTTGTCCAGTACGTCAAAGAAGTCTTCCTGTGATCCAAGTACTTCCTCCCTTAGATACTCCTCCTTTATTTCGTCTTTCTCAATATCGTCAATAATGGGAGACTCTATTTCCTTCATTTGGGACTCATCTCCTTTCCCGAAGGTTAACTGAAGTTTCTCCAAATCGTCTAAGGTCTTACAGCCCTCATCAGAATCGCATATTGACTCTATCATATTGTCTATGAGCTCTGAAAATCTTTCAAATCTTTTAACTTTCATGGACCTCAAGTCTCTTACTAATCTCGAAAGTCTCTCGGTGAAGGAAGAAAGACCTCCTTCGTCGTCTGATATCTTTGTAAACAAGTTGTGAACGTAAACCATGCACTTCAAAGGGGTAGAACATTCCTCGTTTAGTCTGTGTCTAAATTCTATCATTTCTTCTATTTCCTTTCCAATGAGGGGTGTGAGGACTTGATGGAGCCTTATGATTGAGTCCCTAACTTGAAGACACTCCTGGATAGATGATTCTCCTTGTAATTGTTCAAGCTGAGTTTGAAGTAGCTGAGTTTGCTTCCTGTAGTAATAAATGGTGGCAATAAGAGCTGCAGTGGAAACCACAGAGCTTAAACCGGAGGCATAGTTAATGATGCCAGAAAGCGCACTCATGCGAGAAAAACTCATTCATGAAATTAAGGTTTACCTCTCATGATATCTCTGACAATGTAGACTATTACACTCCCTCAGTTTTAGATCTAAAACTGAAGACGACTTTTTTAAATAAAAAGTAGGAAATGAAAAAAGAAATGCCTATAAGAGATAAGGAAACTTACGCTAGGATGAGCCTGCGCGACTTCATTATAGCATCATGTAGGCTTGAAAAGGGTGAATTAAGGCTTTCAGCCTTTAGAACTTATAAGGCTGAGAGGAGATTGCTCCAATGCTTAGCTATGGTGCACGGAATTCATAATAGAAATACTCCCTGTGCTGTACCTAAACACGACATGGAGAGAACAGCATCTCAACTAGAAAAACTCTATCCCGGAATTTTGGAAATGACGAGGAAGGCATTGAAGCTTTTCGACCAATGGAAGTTATCTAATCCAAGACGCAAAGACATAGTGGAGCTCCTCCTGAAGATAAACTTCTCTTGGATTTCCCAGTTTCTAAATTCTAAGGATATAGAGCAGATAAATCAGATTAGGGACAGCTTGCTGAAAAAAGAGAGAAGTGAACATATAGATGTATAATATTTCGTTTAATTTTTGCTATACAAGAAAAAAAAGCAATATATATAAATTAGACATATAAAAGAATACAACTGTTCTCTTTTTCATTCACTTAACGCATACATAGCAGATGAATGCTGAGGGATTATTACATATACCTCATATATTGGCGAGCTAGTTAATTTAACCAGCAAGGTCGAAGGATAGTCTTCCAAGTTGAACGCCAGAGGAAATCCAGTAAGCGGCACGCCGCAATAGTTTACTCCAACGTTTCCATTAGAGGATATCTTTAAATACCATGATCCAGATATTTTAATTAATTGGAAGTTATAAAGCGTCAAACCATTTTCCTGCAGAGGGTCCTTAACTTGAGTTATCATGTAAGTTGAACTATAAGATTTTCCAGATGGATATATCTGATTCCAGTAAAGGCATCCTTCGTCCTTTGAAATAGAGTTAAGGTAAAAGTATTCCAAATAATAATTAGGGGAATTGCTAGCTGTTGATAAAACTATACCGAAGTTTGAGTCTGGTGCTCCTTGGAGTGTATAGTAATCTGTCACTATATCGAAGCTCAAGTTGGATGGAGGAAACTCATATATCAAAGTAGTATTGGATAGTCCCCCTACGCTAACTCCATTTATGTTATGTAGTTGAGGTTGAACCCATTTATCATTGTGAAAAGGAAGGGAAAGTAGTTGAGGTAGAACATACTCATAAAATACAGTTGAATTTAAGGAAAGATATTCCAAATCTTTAGTTACGGGAGCGTTCAAAGGTGGTTGCGGAACCTTTATGGCCTCTGAGATTCCAGTTACTTCATAATTTGAGGGATCGCTTGGAGGAAATGTTAAATCGCTTACGTTATAATCTGCACCTTCATTCGTGACTACAACAAACCAAGGATACCCGCTCTCTAATTTACTTACAGGGATGGGGATGGAAGTAACCGTGAAGTCCTCGTTAAGGATTTCTCCGTTTGGTAGTATTAAATGTGTTATATACACAGGATTTCCTGAATCCGACATAAGTTCTGGTTGACCATTAGGAGAGTAAATCTCAGATATAGGACTTGACGATAAAGATTGTAACATAGTTTGCTGTTGTCCTATGAAAATACTTGATTCCTGCCTTTGCACAACGAACACTAAGGTTAAACTTCCCATCAAAACTATTAGAAGAATTAAAGCGCCTAAGATTCCAGATATTCCTTTTCTCATCATATTGTTCATAACTAAATATTAGAAGAGAATGAGCAAATTGAAACTAATTCCGTTAATGATAGTAATAGTCTTTAATCTTTTAATAATAAAATAAGGATTACCAGGAAATGGGATATTGGATCAAAGTTATAGGACGTAAACTACCCCTTTACGACGGGTCTCTAGTGAAGTTGATGAATTCACATGGACTTTCAAGTAACATATGCTATTCTGATCTCCTCTCCGTAATGAAAGCAGAAGCTTGTCCTTCGTGTTAACGCTTAATCACACCTTGGCAAAATGCTAAAACCTAGTGTCGCTACAAGGAAGAATTTTTATATATTTTGATATCATTCGGACTCTTGTTCTAGATTAGATCATAGAGAATCGCAATTCTAGATCTGATTTCTTCATTTAAATGACTAGGTTTTATAATTTTTTATTACCACTACATTAAAAATAAAACCTCTTTTCTCGATAATCTCCAATTAATATATATATATTATTTATAATAAAATATATCTTTATTGGAGATAAGGAAAAATCAGTTGTCTTCGTAATTCCTGGCTTCAGACGAGTTTGTAATGGAAGTGTAGTTTGGTATTTCCAGTCTGTACTTAGATAGCCTGACTCCCATGAAATGTAACCCCAGCATCGCAAAGATTACTAAGGGTATATCATATGGAAAAGTTATAACGTCGATTATTCCAAAGGGACCCACATAGGAGAGACCCGTCAGAAGCATTATCAGAAATATTATCCAGTAACCTGCTCTCTTCTCATCTGTAGGAAGTTTAGATATTTTAACACTAAGAATTGCAATAAATGTAATCAAAGTCAAGTAAATTGAGGTGAATACGATATTGAATCCCGATTGTACTGTAAAGTAAGCTCCAAGTAGTTCAACTACAATACTTGCTACAGTGATAATTCTAGGATACATGGCGAAGATTGAAAGACCTAGTATCGAAGCTACGGTTATGTAGAAGAGGGTAGTGAAGCCTGACCAATATATTAACAGTCCAGCTACTATTGTTGAGAGCGGTGCAATTATTTTCCATCCTCTCAAACTGTAAGGTCTAGACATCTGAGGGAGTTTGTTCCTGAACACGTGAAGTACAATCCCTCCTGTCACATAAGTTAGGACTGTAGCTAAAGTTGATATGCTAACTATTGAATACCATGATGGAATGGGCAGGAGAAACAAGGCAGCTGCAATAACTGATACAATCAACGAGATAGAAGGTATTCCTCTAAAGTTAACTCTTGAAAAGACTGACGGAAGATAACCGTTTACTGCAGAGGCATAAAACGTCCTAGCTGTTGTTCCAGTGTATATTATCCCTGTCCCAGATGGGGAGAACACTGCATCAAAAGCAAGGATAGAAACCCACACATATGACAAGATTGACGCTTCTTGAAAAAGCGAGATGATTGGAGAGTCACTTATTGACGATGTTAATAAACCGCTCCAATCTCCGTAGGGTAAACCTGCAACATTCCAATTCAGTGCACCTATAAATCCCAGTTGTAACATGGTGAAGATCAGCATCGCTATGGCTATAGATGACACCAAGGCAAAGGGTATATCTCTTTGAGGATTTCTTCCTTCTCCGCCGTACTCTATAGCTTGTCTGAAACCCAAATATGAGAAGATTATACCAGATGAAGGTATCGCAAAAAGGATTCCGTCTATTCCTCCTGGACCTGCAAGGTTATTTGGCAAAATGTAGGCGAAGTTACTCTGGTTAAAATCCAGGAAAAGCAAGATCGAAGTAATAGTAGGGATAAGTAGCTTCCACCAACCCAAACCATGACTTACCCTGCCTAACAGCTTAACTCCGAAATAATTTGCCAAGAAGAATACAACCAGGAGAACGTAAGTTAAAACTATCCCTGAGGTTGAAAGACCATTGTCGTAAAGTGAGGGGAAAAAATGGGACAAATAAGTAGTAGCAGCAACAGCCTCTATCGCCACTGTAGAAACTGCTGATATTAAGTAAATCCAAGACATAGTGAAACCAACTAGTCTTCCATGTGTCATATGGGGATACCTTACAATTCCTCCTGACGCTGGAATAGAGGATGATACTTCTGCATACGAGAAGGCTATTATAAGCATCATTAAACCGCCCAAAATCCACGCGAAAATAGACGAAGGACCTGCATAAGCCGCAGCTGCCAAAGGTGCAAATAGCCATCCAGAGCCTATTATACCTCCTAAAGAAAGGTAAGTAAGTTCCCATCTACTTAAATCCCTTCTTAACCCAGTCATTAAGTTTAAAGAAAAAGTACTCTTCTTAAAAGATTGAAAGATGATTTGAGTATAATTATTGAAGTATGTTACCTAGAAACTCTACTTTGACATTAATAAGATAGTTTAAGAAGTTCCAGTTTCGCACCGTTACTGAGTTCCTTGCTTGGGAGATAATTATCTTGTACATTATAATAGCTATACTCATTTATTGTCATCATTGCTCATAATATTCATAACTAGCGTCGTTCCAAAGAAAACTAAAGAAGATATAAAAAACTTATAAGAATATTGTGTAGATATTATATCATATCTACGTACATATATCAAGTGAAATGTATAAAATATCTTAGCTCAGGAAGAAATGTTCATCTTAGTACC
It includes:
- a CDS encoding amino acid permease — protein: MGEQNSSKGKGQKFFVRESSGLIREISATDAFSMNFSYLGPAGGVAYPLTFAPLLIGASWLLAGIVGAVMMFPVLMMYYFLSKLIPRSAGDYIYISRALGPKWGFLQALSNIFAFATGNPIVAQLELPLAVQPSLEILGVYFHDPALITIANDFSFSNETGLPFVAGTIVILTISFLVSIARTKYFARIITALTIVQILGTAAMIGGLLLVAGRYSQVFNSVSTQFGGPTYQSLSSMATVSPHINIVTTMVLASVLVAFLYAYNNAPTYFGGEVKSAKRSMFSGLVISYIIIAFISVILIALLQLVVGEGFYNYTSINGWDSPNGVGIPIATTSLLSYVALPFLKNLPILILMIASAFTWYVLYSIIQTSIPSRTLFAISFDWLAPTIFSKVSEKLRTPIIAISTIYILAVFFDIMEIYFGLTISAITSTIIYLMYQYFTASLAAVKMGKNSQFGAGKELVRYGILSALMIAITVAFLVGYGVVAYSTFGSAIFPTNLILNIGIIVGMPIVSIVAYEVIRRIRLKQGIDLEMTFKEVPPE
- a CDS encoding APC family permease, coding for MTGLRRDLSRWELTYLSLGGIIGSGWLFAPLAAAAYAGPSSIFAWILGGLMMLIIAFSYAEVSSSIPASGGIVRYPHMTHGRLVGFTMSWIYLISAVSTVAIEAVAATTYLSHFFPSLYDNGLSTSGIVLTYVLLVVFFLANYFGVKLLGRVSHGLGWWKLLIPTITSILLFLDFNQSNFAYILPNNLAGPGGIDGILFAIPSSGIIFSYLGFRQAIEYGGEGRNPQRDIPFALVSSIAIAMLIFTMLQLGFIGALNWNVAGLPYGDWSGLLTSSISDSPIISLFQEASILSYVWVSILAFDAVFSPSGTGIIYTGTTARTFYASAVNGYLPSVFSRVNFRGIPSISLIVSVIAAALFLLPIPSWYSIVSISTLATVLTYVTGGIVLHVFRNKLPQMSRPYSLRGWKIIAPLSTIVAGLLIYWSGFTTLFYITVASILGLSIFAMYPRIITVASIVVELLGAYFTVQSGFNIVFTSIYLTLITFIAILSVKISKLPTDEKRAGYWIIFLIMLLTGLSYVGPFGIIDVITFPYDIPLVIFAMLGLHFMGVRLSKYRLEIPNYTSITNSSEARNYEDN
- a CDS encoding aromatic-ring-hydroxylating dioxygenase subunit beta, giving the protein MIISDGLTEEEKEALIKFLYKEISLLEEGKCEEWISMLTDDVRYYMPVSLVTRNGDVDGSEISILDENKESLTIKCRKMRTSYNWIETPPSRIRFHPSKIFLMKENEEFKVEISMLLFMDRLKNSQIISLVRKDIISIVNGEFKIKSRVLELDCEVPNVVFSRII
- a CDS encoding M20/M25/M40 family metallo-hydrolase, which encodes MREVSYLTSELVKYPSVSMEPFLNSKGIKEASVFIASWLKENDVKVQVLDLDNGWPSIIAGATDPKILLLGHFDVVPPGDEKAWNFPPFSGEIENGKVMGRGSNDMKGGVAVFMELLKEYPNQLGMFLSPDEEVGSLHSTSIYVNKIKPSLVLVSEPSGSTNLVVGEKGMIIARINIAGKTAHGSLPWRGESSLTNLLNSLEKLKNMLSNMSVKIPEPLREAYNNSQRIFGEDTIKITISVGVLSSGTVPTMVPDHSTAKLDIRIPHGVDINYVSELIREMGFEVEFSTEPNYYLGKWEELFLKSAREVGKNLVEVIDPADNDGRLFRARNIPSLCYGPGNEFNSHVYNEFVEESELENTLNVYTHFIKGAISEVN
- a CDS encoding aromatic ring-hydroxylating dioxygenase subunit alpha translates to MKLTDRLKKSADSMNRNLVPLWLFADKDIYAMERTKLFTKSWIFVGHTSEFQRWDYLQRYVGDIPVILTNKDHVRGFLNLCPHRGAKILREDAGRGDIFRCQYHGWTFSHKGNFLGAPMQNTIYGEMDTSDFGLIPISCETYEGLIFCSIKPKKNLQEFLGDVKFYIDMIAKRSDGLEFSSPQRWIIRANWKTIVDNFIGDAWHFLTAHGWLREVGVGIQDLRLTSITGVIRLKGGHGVLFTGPSSDDFPDIPRPLFYPIWWPNLLEKAKNKLSREEFIVWTKYATYEMLGHIFPNLAIGNVAYSPSEKEPPVPILVFRVWRPISNTETEIWTWMAFDIDEPNQLKTKSRETFLRLFGAGGAVEHDDIVMWEGMTENSMKLSHMEIDLKYYGGARQSASSFEGLGDFFYGGNYEGNTISFLKEYINYLEDDTE